In the genome of Fusarium poae strain DAOMC 252244 chromosome 1, whole genome shotgun sequence, the window ATTGATAATAAGGCTGGTTTCAACGGGCTCGCTCTTGTATTCAACTTTATCCTACCTGCCAGATAAACATCACTCGAACAGTCAAACAGTGTATTTCACGAGTTGTGCTATCTTTCTGAAGTGTGTACTCATCGTATTTCATAGTTCAACTATCGTTCATTTAAACCAAGTAACTTCTTGTTGCCTGTAGCTACTTAACAAAAAAAGCGCAAAACCAATAACACCAAAGACATTCATCTCCTAGGATCGATCCGGATGCTCAAAACGCCCCCCAGGCACAAAAACAGTTCGCCTGGCCAAACACCTTTTTGAAGTGCGCGTTCCGTGTGCCTTGCCAGAATAAATACTTACGCACAAGTTAAAAATTGTAACGGCGCCAGCTCTAGTAAGAAACGCCCAACAGGAAGGCGTCCCTGCTTAAACAAGAGTGACAGGTTGGCTCCAAACGACCCAACAAGCTAAGCTCTTGGTTTCAGACATCGTCCCCGTCTGAACGTTATGTTGCCTCTGATCAAATGTTGTACAGCCCAAATGTGAAGTGAAGATAGGAGCTGGCAGGCCCCAGAACGGCAAACCCTGCAACCCTGTGTATATGCTTATAATGATATCTGCCTCGGAAAGGCTAATCGCCTTGTGATTGAGGAAAAAAGGGATCGTCAAGTCCCTCTATCATGCGACTCGGTGAAGACATGTCTGCTTGCTCCACCTTAGTTTGTTGACTTGGCTGGGGCTTTATCTCGTTCTATGAGAATCGCCTCTGGACACCTTGCCCGGCCATGACTTGCTGGTTGGGCATGGGTGCTGCCATGCCATAAGGATTCATTTGGGGATTGTATGGCTCCACGACCTGTGACATAAAGGCACCGTGTATTCCTTGTTGCTGAGTTACCGGACAATCCTTATGGGCAAGAAGGAGGGTTTTCAAGTTGACGACCTCCTCCCTTAGCTGGGTAATCTGTGCCGTCAGAGCATCGTTCTCAGTACTGAACATCTCGACCTTGGTCTGAAGATTAGCCAGCCACTGCTTCTTTCTTTGACGACATTTAAGAGCCGCAACACTGGTATTAATTAGTAATGGTTCCCAGATGGTGCAAGGGCTGGAGAATACATACCGGTTGCGCTCAAGGAAGTTCTTTCGCTTCTCCTCATCAGTCATCTTTGACTTTCCGCCACCATCTTCATACTTCATCTTAGATTCGTCATCAGACATCATGTCCATATCCATATCAATAGAATTCGTCTTTGACTTTTTGTTGGCAGGTGTCTTTGATGGAGGTTCGTCAGCCTTCCTTCGACCATTGGTCGCAGGAGGGTTCTTCTTGCCACGACCTCGAGTGTTAGGACGAGCCTGCTCACTCTCATCCGACATCATGCTGCCCTCGCTCATACCGCGACCGGAGCCGACAGAGCCGCCGTTAATACTTGACATTTGTGGTGAAGTGTTCATGTTCTGAGGTGCAACAGGGGCCGGGTGTGCGTGGCCAGAAGCACCTGACGTCACTGCGAATTGATTTCCGTTCTGAGCACCGTTTCTACCCTGGGCCAGCATAAACAGGCCGTTTGCAGCGTCGTTATCGTGAGGGTCGAAGGGGCCCGACGCAGGCTTCGCTTCGGTTTTAATGTTGGAAGCACCGTTTGGCATTTCCTGGGGTTGAGAAGTGACAGAAGGTTGTTGGGGTGGTTGCTGGGGTTGGGAGGCTGGTTGTGCTTGAGATCGTGGAACAGCACCGTTCTGGTCGCGTTTCGCGGCAGCGCTGATAGCAGTTCTATGGAAATCAAGCGTGCTAGGTGTGGCTCCTCCACTAGCAAGTTGGGCAAAAAGTGCTTGAGAATTAGGACTTGGGGCAGGGAACATAGAACCACTGCCACCTGGTGTTAAACCCGTCCTCAATGAGGACTCGTTAGGAGTAGGAAATCCGCCACGTAGGTGATGTGTGTCGCCAAAGTAATCGTTCGCTGGACCAGAAAGCATTGCAGGACTTAGAGGGCCAGTACGCAATGAGCCACCTCCCCAATTGAATGGTGTCGCGTTACTACCGGGTAGTAGTGAAGATGGTGATGTCAATGCAGCAACTGAAGGCAGCTTTGTTCCTCCTGGTGTCTCTGGAGCGCCCCCGAAGGACTGCTCGAATGGATTGGGCTCCAGACTGAGAGATCCGCCGGCCTGGACCGCGAAGTAGTCAGGAGTGTTGCCTTGTTGTTGGCTGggtcgaggaggaggcgcaAGAGGTTTGGCTTGTTCGGCATTGGCAGCCTCTGTCTTGACGGGTGGATCGGCTGCCCTGGCGTCGGTCGTGGTATCTGCAACGAGGCAAGACGTGAGCAAGTGTTACAGACAAATTGACGTAGAAGGTGTAGGATGGACGATGACGGAGGACGAGGAACGGAGAAGGAAAGCGATGACGAAAGAggatggagaagaagataGGATAGGAACAATCAAGAACGATGACGAGTGTACGTCATGGCAGCGGAAACGGATAAAGTAAAAAGCAAATATGTATGTGTGCAGTCGAAGAGAGGAATGGGAATTGAAGTACAAGAGGGATATTCAGAGAACATACCAGGTCGAGGAGAGTTGTTGGACTGCTTGGGGGACTTCGACTCACCTCCAGCAGAGGCTTCAGTTGTAGTCCccatgatgacgatgatgtatTATATTCTGGGGCGGGCGGGAAGCTTGATAGTACTGTattggactggactggaagTGTGGGGTGGGTGGCAGTAAGAGCAGCGAGGATGGAGGAAGACAAAAAAGTCAAATGAGGTCAGAGGCGAAGAAGAAACAGAAATGCAGCCGTCTGCGACTCTTACTACAGGACGGGACGGTTTAAGAGATAGACCGGGGGCGAAGACTGTTTTTCGACAAGTCAACAGCGCGAACAGCGCAAAGCAATATGATCCGAAACCTCTCCAACCAAGAGAAAAAACGCTCCAAGCCTTGATTCTCGAGCTTGGATGTATAAGGGAAATTGCTTGAGACTCGACAATACTCGGAGGGCAGACGTGGTCAAGAGGCGCGCGTCTCTCAAGACAATCAAGAGACAAAACTAAGCGAAAGATGGTTTGAGTATTAGGGGATGGAAAGACAAACGCGAAAAGCGTTTGCAGTGGAGTTGAGGCTCGTGCCTGTCGAAAGTAAAAGGATACGATAAACTCAGATAGAGATTCGCGCTCCGTTTCGAATATCGACAAAGCGGGCGTTGCTTTGCTTGCGGGATTGCGTCGATGGACGAGGATTGTGAAAGGATTAGATTGAGGAAAAGACGTCAGAGATGACGTTGTGGGCAGCGAGAGAAAAAGTAGGCGCAGAAAAAAAAGGCGGCGGCGGCTGGGCTCCTGAAAGTAGTCAAAGCCTGGGGGGGCGAAAATAAAGGAAAGGACTGCCCGTACAGAGGGGACGCTAAACCGGCTGACAAAACCCACTGCACCTGCCTTCACACCCAGTCTAGTCTGTCTACTGTGTGCACTGTATTCCGGATTGCATCGTTCGATCCTCACCATCCAAAAAGGTCCAGGGAACCAACCAGCACTCTTGTCACTCTGGTTGACTTTCAAGGAGGTAGAGGCCAAAGAGGGGGGGGACAGTGCTTTACTGATTGAAGAACCCGGTAAGAAACAGAAAAGCCATAGAAGTGCACCAGAAGCAGAGTCGATCGTGATTCTCGGACGGCATCCTTCGAATCGGTCTCTAGTCACGCCGAGCACTCACCGTATCGCACACAATTGAATGATGCGTACAAATCGTGTATAGCAGACCTCAATTGCAATTGATATCTCGTTGGGCTTGAAGTTAACAAGAAACAATCTCCGAATGAGAACCGGTCACAATTACCTTGAACAGATCCACGGGCCCAATTATCAGGAAACTTTGAAATGAGATATCGGACGTTTGACACTGTGCGGATACAAGAGTTTTCCTCGACTCCACACCCCAtttccagcagcagcaggagcCATTTGGAGTGGGTGGGTCATTCCACCGTCATTTCCACAATTCAAAAGCCAATTGGCTTGCTTCACGTCGCGATGACGCAAGGAGGTGCCTTGTTCGACCTCATTCTGAGAACGACAACAATTCCTTCACCACCCTCGCTCAGTCTTGGAAGGTATGTATTCACAGCCAACCTGGCCTGGCCTCGTGGATCGCACCGTTTCCCTACAGCTCAGTTCCCTGATTAATCCCGACTATTCCACTGTTTCAGTCGTGATCCAGATCCAGATTGCAACACAATTAACTACTGCTAAACCTACTATAGCTATGCAGCAATAACAAGCTCATAGCTCATGCAATCGATGCTTAAAAGCTGGTGCAAAAGCTCCGTACTGCTGGAACTTTATGATGAGGCTGGAGCATGCACCCCCGCTTCTTGTTTGACATCTACAATACGGTCAATTACATTTACACATTTACCTCCGGTAACGAAATCAAGCAGGAGTCTCATTTCTGTATCAatctctttgctttttgttgGATATCCTCAGTAAGTCCCGTCTGTAACCCATCTACCATTCATGCGCACAAGTAGGCCGACTCACGGTCCCCCTCGGCAATGGATTTATAATTCGAAGCGTTGTTGAGGGATCGTCGTCGGTTGCAATACCCCAGCACGTACACGCATTTCGCTTCATACTGTAGAAAGCAAAAAAACGGGCTTCATTCAACATCGTCTCGCTGCTGCAAGCCCTTTTTGGTACAAACACAGCTTTGACCGACTTCTCTAACCCATGCGGCCATGCCTCCCCTGGCTGGTGCCCATACACAAGTACTTTTTTCGAAAGTCTCGATACGGGGGCTTTTCTCCTCCTGCCAGTTGAATCTTGATGACCGACCCGACCCCTTTTGTTAGTGGCTATCTGGCAAAAAACCTCTGTCTTCTTCACTCCATCAATTTGATACTGGCTCTTTACTGGATCTATCCTCGTTTTTTTACAAACCGAGGCTTTACGCTAATTGCCAACCCCCTGAACCGTATCATTAACTCAATCTAGCCATTCACAAACGATTACATGTGTTCACGCACGAGTGTGCGTTGTCTCGTGATGTGCGTTGTCTCGTGATCATGTCTTCGGTTTTACTCAATCGATCGCTGTCTTGATCTTTAATGGCGCCTACGGTATTATTGAAGATCCATCTCGGAGAGATCTGACAAATATCTTTTGTCGCTGGCGTGGGGATGAGCTTGTATCAACTCAACCAAAGAGAAACCAGAAACAAGACAAGCTTGGTAATATCAGGAAAACTTGGTCCGTCCGACACGGAGCAAGCACAGTGTCACCTCGGATGTTCAGAGTTCAGACATGCTTCGAGCCAGACACTGTGTCGACACTCGATAATGCAAAGGAAGCACGACATGACTTGCTTATGACGTCAGATTCGACCATTCGCAGGATAGAGATAAGCAATTGAATGCCTTCACTCTACTCAGCAGTTACCAGTTGTTTCAAAAGGAACGTAGGACATCAGGAACTCATATTAAGCACGCCTTGCATATATTCAACTCAGAAGAACATGCACCAATTCCCTCGTTCCATCATTCAGCAGGCGCATTACTCTCATACTAACTTCTTATCTGTTCATCTGAACTGCCGGCCGTCACTGGCCGTCTATGTTACCGTTTGCTGGGGCACAGCTTGCAAGGCACAGACGGCTGCTACCTTGGTCTCTGTCTTGAACCTGTAGTCCAGTTCCCTCTGATCCCcggatcagatcagatccaAGTCGGCGGACTAGGCTAGCTTGGGCCACCGTTCCGTTCAAGCCGTGCCTTGTCGTGCATTTCTAAGCGTGTATTTCCAAGCTTTTCCATCGTCTTAAAGCACCAGGCTAAACTGACTGGCGTCGATCGCTGCATATGCCTAGAGAGGGGACGAGCGGTGTTACAGTGGATTATCCATCCCACTCGTTTCTGCAGCCAATATAGTTACCAGCAGAGGCTCAACAAAACACAGACTTGGCATCGCATCTCATGGACAATTAGGATCCTCTCATGGTATCCATGCTGTGAATTGCTTCCCCCGCAAGCACCAGGAACAAGACCCGCCCTGTCTTGGGTTATGACGCAAGTTCAGCCAGCACAGACAGCATAACTCAGACAGTCAATTAATCTAGACCAAACTGACAGCTCTGGAAACTTGGAAACTTAAAGTCGAAGCCAAGTTTAACATCACGAGATGGGTCCAAGAATCTGGGCTGAGGCGCTTGTCTCCGCCCCGGTTCAGATTATCTTGCTTGGTTCAAGTCGGAAACAATCTTGAAGCATCGTAGCAGAGCCGCGCTTCACCAAACTTTAATGCCCCATGTCATTTACATGACGTTTAAGTGGACTCGGCCGAGCGACATACCATTCCAGCAATTCGACAACACCACATCTTGTGTACCTCGAGCATCTGATATCTTCGATTTGGTCTACCACTTTCTAGATTCTGGTGGTATGCTCCAAAATACATGCAAATCAGTCCGGTTGTTGGCGCGTCGGTCCGTCTTGACACCTAGTATCCGCCCTTGTAGCCCTTCCGTCTCACAAGGAGATCGGTTGTTCAATGGTAATCGAGATCTAAATGGCATATGATCGAGATCCGGTGTGCAGCCCGTCTCGGACAAGAAAAGGGGGGTGGTGTACAGTGTCTGGTCGCGCCAAGCCTTAAACGGCTTTGCATATTGAGTTGTCATCGTGGCCTCGCGTTGAATACGTCCATATGCAGTAATATTGCTGTGATTCTGACGCACCAAAGACTAGTGGCATACTATGATGTGTGTAATCTAATTATCTCACGTTGTTCAATTTGTCCCAGAGCTACGGGACATGATAATCGTTTCGGATATGTGAGCTGTTACACCTGCCTATAAGGTTACCCTGGACCAGCCGCGGCGATATTGTCGAGCACTATTATGACTGATTGAGACATGTCGAAGAAGGACAGATTGGATTAAACCAAATGAATGAATATTATCTAGGGATCTTGATCGTGGTTTGTCAGCGCATAGCTATTCTCAATTCTATATTCCATGACTTCAACCAGTAACTAAATCGGTCAAAAAGccatatttataaaaataataggGGTTAATTTCAGGGGCGCTCAAATCATACTAACTGAGATGGAAGCATAGTTGATAACTGAATGTTCTAACATAGAGAGATAGATAGAGTCACCCCGTCCAACAAGCACCGTTATTCATACTGGTATAATTCCTCACGATACTCAACTTGGTAGGGCTGAGAATCCATCGAGTTTATTCTCGTCTTATTCCCTACACAGCTCACTACCCGATTCGCCACCCATCTATAATGCCACGAAACTGTaactcaacaacaaaaatCAAGAGCTTACAAGTGCCTGTCTTGAAACCACCGGGATAATTGCATCTCCACTATCAGCCTCTCACCGCGCATGGCAAACCAATATAAACAATGAATCGAAATTTGATCTGATATAGTTCGAGAGCAACACTGATATGGGTTGTGCAGGACCATGTTGGATTCAAAGTCGGGGACACATCAACAATACCAGCTAAAGACCAAGGATAACGCCCAGCATTTATTGGGACATCTTCAGAACTCAAAACACAAATTTCAAGGGCCTTGACCCAGATACTCGATATTTAAAAAAGCTGCATGGCGAAACAGTAATGAAATCAGAGTTCCATGACGGATGTAGCCAGGAAATGTCGATGCCAGGAATACCAAAATTGTGCAAGCGGGCTTTCTTTGGGGAATCATAACAGTCGTATCGCTTCTTATTCGGATACCAAACCTCTATTAAGCAAAGCATCAGGAGCGTTGCGTGAGAAAACAGCGCCATTAACATAACCGCCTGCCTACACACTAAACATAAGTCACTTAATATTACGCCATATTCAGACTTAAACATTTGACAATCTTCCGACAGAGGGACGAAATTTCTCAATGGCGTTAAGATTTCACTGAGCTCAGCTTCCTATCTGGCTACCTAGGTGTATTAACTACCCCCAACGGCTAAACCTGGACGAAATCATTTCCTACATCGATCACCGTTTTCATTACTAGCCCGTCCGTTATATGCCGTTCGTGTTCGTGGATTGTACCGTCAGAATGTCATGCAGAGATGGCATTCCCcgaacaacaacatcacacCATGATAGCATTTACCAGCCTCCATCGTCACCGCCAACGGTCTGGACAGCAGCGCTATCATCAGCACCCCATCCgccatcatcgccatcaGCCTCTTCAGCGGGGGGAGCCTTGCACCGGACCTTGGTGTGCCCGTACTCCTGGCAGTTGGAGCACTGGACCTTGCTCCCTAAATGCTAGTTAGCTACGAGAATTGACAACTTGAACCAAGAACGACTTACAATCTCTCGGCAGAGGACACTCCTTGCTGTAGTGACCGACCTGGTCGCAGTTGCGGCAGGTGACAGTAGACATGTCTCGGGGCTGGTCACATTCTTTGGCCATGTGTCCCTCTTGGCCACAGTTTCGGCAGGCACGGCCGCCACCCTGAGGGCAGTCCTTGGCGAAGTGTCCGACTACAACAGTTAGGAGCCGACTGATGAATGTACACAAGATGAACATACCTTCATTGCACTTGCGGCATTCGACGTTCGCCGGGTTGGGAGGCTCCTCGCAGTCAGCGACCTTGTGGCCGGATTGACTATGAAAATCAGTTGCTGCCGGGTATCAAATTGATCAGTGTTGGAAATACTTACCCGCAGTTCTTGCAAGCATTCTTGTCAATGCGAGGCTCGGGACCTGAGAAGTCAGCATCAAATCAGTCGGTCAGGGGACTGTAGGCCCAACTCACAGTCTCGGACACGGTGACCATCAGCGCCGCAGTTGTAGCACGCAATCTTGGGTGCGTCGGTGCGTTCCATCTTCTCTTGGGTGCAATACTTGGAAATGTGTCCAAGTTCCTTGCAGTTGGAGCAAAGAGGGAGACCTCGATCCACGATCTCACCAGCATCGTCCAGTCGCTCGAGAAGTTCCGCCCGGCTCTTGGGCCACCCCTCAATCTCCCGAGGACGGTCGGCCTGTTCGACGAAGCGGTAGGAAACAGTGTACTTCTTGTCGACATTACCCTGAAGATCCATGTTGGTGAAGACCTGAATAAGGGTTCGCTCAGTGGGAATGAGCCAGAGGCCAATCTCATTGTCAATGAAAGCCTCCTGAAGCTGGCGGTAGGTAATCTCGCCATGCATCGCCTTGACGTACTCGTTCACAGCTTCTTTGGCGTCATCGACATCTCGCTCGGTAACTGCCGTCTTGATTTTCGTCCAAGCAGTCTCAGGGTCCACGTCGGCAATGTGATCACGGTTGATCTTGCGGGGTTTCTCGCAATGCTTGCGGAAGTGGCCTGGATATATGAGCTTAGAATCATAAAGGTGTCAGCAAGACAAACCTTCTTCACCACAGTTCTCGCAGACCATGGCTGGAGCCTCGGGACAATCCTTGCGCATGTGACCTTCCTTCTTGCAATAGCGGCAGGTCATCTCCTGAGGGTTGGGACACTCGGCACGACGGTGACTATAATGCATTAGATAGTGTATTCTGTGATGGATTGATTCCCTACCCAGTCTCTCCGCAGCCAAAACACTTGTCGTCGCCACCAGGCTGACCGTCTCCAAGGCCTTCGGCACCATCAAACCCAGTACTGTCAAATCTAGCATCGTTGGTGAAATCGTTGCTGGGAAGGTTAACTGGGATGCTCAAGACCCCTATACCCCACAAGGGATACATACTTGTTGCGGCCATCGTCACCATAGCCGTGGGCAGAGCCACCTTGATCGTTACCCCAATCAGCCATGATGGTTTCGTTGAGATGAAAGGTACTCGTGAGGAAGGAGTCAGACTGCGCATGCGTTAGAAATATTGAAGGAGCCGCACAAGTTGCAAAgcaaataataataaagcgaAACGGTATAGAAAACAGAAGACAATGCAAAAAGCAAACAGGGTATGCCATCGATGGATCGAGGCCTGTCTGGCCTGAAAGAAAGGTTATGAAGTGAATACAACCTCCACAGGTTTGAGAGTGGCAGATGCCGCAACCCCAAACGGCAGTACCAACTTGAAAGCGCCGATCTTCCGAATGCGAAATAGGGagtaagaagagaaaaacgAGTAAGTGTATACATACGTTGAGAATTGAGGATCAGGTTGACCGCGCTTTTGGTACCCAGATAGGTAATTGCAGCGGATGCTTGCAGATGTTGGTACGAAATGCGGAAACGAATGACGATAGTCAGAAAGAATAACCTCTGCTCAAGTTTCGCTCAACAGTGGCAACAAGGCACGATAAATCTGTGCTTGATGCAGAGTGTTGAGGAAAGAAAGTCTGCGGTTGAGGAGAGagggaaaggaaaaggaagagggGAAGGTGAGAGGCAGGCAGATATAAGGGAAGAGAAAACAGTGAATCACTGTTGCCTGGAGTGATCGCGTTTGGAAACGAGCATGCGTTTGATTTTAGGAGAAGGTGAAGCCAAGGCAGGAAGGAGTGACGGCTGTCGGGTGCTCCCAGCTGGCAGTCACTTTATCGCAATATAGGCACGAGTGCAAGAATaactgcctacctacctaggtagtattATGCAAAGCATAGACTTGGGACAAACGACTAAAATAAAGCAAGGCCAATTATAGGCAGTTAAAGGAAGccattaaattatatatagtaaatacttatattcaATTTGCAGAAGGTTATTCTCACTTCTAAGTCAGTAACCAGTTTAAGCCTACATCAATAAATATACTCAATATACTCTAACTTTACAGATAGATATCGTTTAACtgatattataagtatatataatgcTATAATCGTACTTAAAGATACTGAGCATTAAGTATAGGCTATAGAAGGAGGTATTCTTGTCCCTTTATTTCATCTCATATATCAGATGCATACATCCGGTATATCGAATTGTAAGGACAGGAAAGTACCTCTATTTAAGATATACATTTATTTAAAGAACCATTAAGCAAGGATGTTCTAAAAGACTATTGACTGAAACACTAAGTTGTCTTCAAGTTCTAGTGCAACACCAGAACACAGATCGTCACCTGGCAAACGGTAAACCTAAGAAGTTTCAGACAcaatcaaccaaccacaaaaCAGTACCGGCATTCACTCCCGACCCCGGAAAACGCATCTCCACAAACGCACATGGAAGGCAGTCCAGAATTCCAGGACCAGGATTGCGGTCCTGTCGGCGGACATTTCCGCTCACGAGACCACAAAGTCCAAAGCCAGGAGTGACAAAGGTCGACCTATCGCAACCATGCATATTACAGCCCAACGAGCAATCGTCCATTGTCGGATTGGTCCGATGTCGCCCGCCGTCCGTTTCCGACCCGTACAGTATAGAGTACAGACCCGAGCCGTGGGTAGGTCGCAACCCGTTGTCCCCCACCGTTGGTTAGATTACCAATGATCATATGTCAGCCGAAACCAAAGTGTTGGTATAGGacagaaagagagaaaaaagaagtaGAAACGTGCAATTATAGTAAGGACTGGAAGACCCGAGTCATACGGTTGACATGCAATATTTGGACAATTTGAGATTATGAATTTCTTGCATCTCCGGGGAGCACGATTGCTATCCAGGAGATAGTAATTCTTAGAGGTTGCTTTGTTATCATGGAACTTATCAGCAACTGCACCACATCTTTGTTACGACTGCAGCATCCTGCGGGTGTGCTCCGCGCCTCCGCAGTCGGAATAAGGGCCCTTGAAATTCATGGACGGGAAACCCCCGCCGTGGAAAAGCAAAAGGTGACCCCGCAATACTGATATCAGATGTAATACCGTATCTGATAGTCGTACCACACGGTACGATTACTAGCTCATCAGCACGGATCGTACAGTTCAAAAAGAAACCCACACGGAGCCGCTGTTTGCATTTGACTAATAAGATCCGGTACATACTACCAACGACGTCCGA includes:
- a CDS encoding hypothetical protein (BUSCO:28910at5125), with the translated sequence MADWGNDQGGSAHGYGDDGRNNNDFTNDARFDSTGFDGAEGLGDGQPGGDDKCFGCGETGHRRAECPNPQEMTCRYCKKEGHMRKDCPEAPAMVCENCGEEGHFRKHCEKPRKINRDHIADVDPETAWTKIKTAVTERDVDDAKEAVNEYVKAMHGEITYRQLQEAFIDNEIGLWLIPTERTLIQVFTNMDLQGNVDKKYTVSYRFVEQADRPREIEGWPKSRAELLERLDDAGEIVDRGLPLCSNCKELGHISKYCTQEKMERTDAPKIACYNCGADGHRVRDCPEPRIDKNACKNCGQSGHKVADCEEPPNPANVECRKCNEVGHFAKDCPQGGGRACRNCGQEGHMAKECDQPRDMSTVTCRNCDQVGHYSKECPLPRDWSKVQCSNCQEYGHTKVRCKAPPAEEADGDDGGWGADDSAAVQTVGGDDGGW
- a CDS encoding hypothetical protein (BUSCO:31878at5125), which encodes MGTTTEASAGGESKSPKQSNNSPRPDTTTDARAADPPVKTEAANAEQAKPLAPPPRPSQQQGNTPDYFAVQAGGSLSLEPNPFEQSFGGAPETPGGTKLPSVAALTSPSSLLPGSNATPFNWGGGSLRTGPLSPAMLSGPANDYFGDTHHLRGGFPTPNESSLRTGLTPGGSGSMFPAPSPNSQALFAQLASGGATPSTLDFHRTAISAAAKRDQNGAVPRSQAQPASQPQQPPQQPSVTSQPQEMPNGASNIKTEAKPASGPFDPHDNDAANGLFMLAQGRNGAQNGNQFAVTSGASGHAHPAPVAPQNMNTSPQMSSINGGSVGSGRGMSEGSMMSDESEQARPNTRGRGKKNPPATNGRRKADEPPSKTPANKKSKTNSIDMDMDMMSDDESKMKYEDGGGKSKMTDEEKRKNFLERNRVAALKCRQRKKQWLANLQTKVEMFSTENDALTAQITQLREEVVNLKTLLLAHKDCPVTQQQGIHGAFMSQVVEPYNPQMNPYGMAAPMPNQQVMAGQGVQRRFS